The genomic window GGCGACTCAGCGGCTCGCGAGCGCCTTCGGACTCACCATCGACCTCCTCCCGATGAGCGACGACCCCGTTGCGAGTCTGGTCCACACCGACGAGGGACACATGCACTTTCAAGAGTACTGGGTCGCCCACCGCGGCGAGCCGGCCGTCGACACCGTCGAGTTCCGCGGCTCCTCGAAGGCCGAGCCCGCGCCGGGCGTCCTCGAGGCGCTCGAGGACGACGTTATCATCGGCCCCTCGAACCCGGTCACCAGCATCGGGCCGATGCTCGCGCTACCAGGTGTAGCGGACGCGCTCGCCCAGACGACGGTCGTCGCCGTCTCGCCGTTCCTCGGCGACGATGCGTTCTCCGGGCCGGCCGGCGATCTGATGGCGGCCGTCAACGCGGAGCCGAGCACGGCGGGGCTGGCGGCCGCCTACCCGTTCGCGGACGCGTTCGTGATCGACGAGAACGACGACACCGAGTTCGACCGCCCGACCGTCAAGACGGATATCGCGATCGACTCCAGAGAGGACGCCAAGCGGATGATTCGCGCGATCAACCACGCGATCGAGAACCTGCCCTGAGATGGCCTCGACCGTGTCGTTCACGCCGCCGCTCGCGCTCGCAAGCTTGAGCGGTGAGGCCGACGCCGACTGGGCGCGAGCCGGCGCGGAGTACGCCGGTGCCGCGTTCCTCGGCGGTATCGCACTCGATGGAGAGTCGAGAGCGGCCGCGCGAGAACTCGTCGAGCGCGAACGGACCGAATTCCTCCCCGAAGAGCCCCTCGCCTTCATCGACCGCGAACTCGAGGCGCTCGCGGAGACGCCGATCCAGCCGGCGTTCAACGTCCGGAGTGCGACCGCCGAACCGATCGCCGAGGCCGCCCGCGTCTGCCGGGACCGGGACGCCTACCTCGAGATCAACGCCCATTGCCGGCAGGACGAACTCTGTGCCGTCGGCTGCGGGGAAACGCTCCTGCGCGACGGCGAGCGCCTCGCCGGCTACGTCGACCGCGCGGCCGAGACCGGCGCGACCGTCGGCGTGAAAGTTCGCGCGGAGGTGCCCGGGGTCGAGCTCCCGGAACTGGCTCGCGGGCTCGAGGCTGCGGGCGCGGACTTCGTCCACGTCGACGCGATGGACACCGAGTCCGTCATCGCCGACGTGGTCGACGCGACCGACCTGTTCGTCATCGCCAACAACGGCGTCCGCGACGACGAGACCGTCCACGAGTACGTCGAGTACGGTGCCGACGCCGTCAGCGTCGGCCGGCCGAGCGATAATCCGGTCGTGCTCGAGCGCGTTCGTGATGCGGTAGAACGGCGTATGGGTCTCGAGGCGAGCCGATAGCGGCTGGCGGTACCGATAAGGTCGGGTTCCGAATTATTTTCCGAGAAACAGCCGGTGCGGCTGCGCAGCGTCTTGCTTTGAATCCGACGACACTACAGCGGCGCGCCGACCAGGACGAGTTTCGCGCGCTCGTCGCCGCGGTTGTGGATCTGGCGCGTTTCGTCGGGGTCCAGCCGTATCACTTCGTCCGTCTCGAGTGCGACCGTCTCGTCGGCGTCCGCGAGGTCGACCTCGACCGCTCCCTCGACGACGTAGTAGACCTCCTCCTGCCCGGAGTCGGACTCGTCGTGTTCCATGCCCTTGCCGCCGGGCTCGAGTTCGAGGACCGAGATGCCGAGTTCCGCGGTATCGAGGTCCTCCTTGAGGAACCACATTCCGCCCCACTCCTCGTCG from Natrinema versiforme includes these protein-coding regions:
- the cofD gene encoding 2-phospho-L-lactate transferase, with product MVTFLSGGTGTPKLLDGAAAAFSPEETTVVANTGDDIELGGLFVSPDVDTLLFQGGGILDRETWWGIDGDTHRTNSALSDIASAAGLPDGPQYLPEEKQTEGRDLANWRRFSGVAEFMTIGDRDRAVHITRTSLLDEGHTLSEATQRLASAFGLTIDLLPMSDDPVASLVHTDEGHMHFQEYWVAHRGEPAVDTVEFRGSSKAEPAPGVLEALEDDVIIGPSNPVTSIGPMLALPGVADALAQTTVVAVSPFLGDDAFSGPAGDLMAAVNAEPSTAGLAAAYPFADAFVIDENDDTEFDRPTVKTDIAIDSREDAKRMIRAINHAIENLP
- a CDS encoding tRNA-dihydrouridine synthase, which translates into the protein MASTVSFTPPLALASLSGEADADWARAGAEYAGAAFLGGIALDGESRAAARELVERERTEFLPEEPLAFIDRELEALAETPIQPAFNVRSATAEPIAEAARVCRDRDAYLEINAHCRQDELCAVGCGETLLRDGERLAGYVDRAAETGATVGVKVRAEVPGVELPELARGLEAAGADFVHVDAMDTESVIADVVDATDLFVIANNGVRDDETVHEYVEYGADAVSVGRPSDNPVVLERVRDAVERRMGLEASR
- a CDS encoding cupin domain-containing protein, with product MGYDTAAKTDPESVIDEEWGGMWFLKEDLDTAELGISVLELEPGGKGMEHDESDSGQEEVYYVVEGAVEVDLADADETVALETDEVIRLDPDETRQIHNRGDERAKLVLVGAPL